The genomic DNA CTTGCCGGACCGCGCTGAACGCCGAGGTCGGTTACGGCAATTGCAGCGACTCCGGCCGCGACGGACTGTGGTTGCTCCCGGTCGACGAGCCCTACCAACAACCCCACGTGATCAGCATGACGCCCTTCAACGGGCTGTGGAGCTACCGCCCCGGCGTCGACACCGAACAACGCGAATACCTGTGCGTGCTCCCCGAGATCCAGACCGGTCTGGCGGCGGGAACCGACGGCGACATCTGGGTCGCCGGCACGCCGACGTTCCGTTTCGATCCCGGTAGCCTCGACCTCGAGTTCGTGGACGGTGGGATCCTGGCCGACAGTCTGGGCATGTTCACGGCCGAGGACGTGACGGTCGATCCGAACAGTGGGGTGGTGTACTTCTCGGGATTCCGGGCCGAGCCCGGCCCCGTTCGCTACCCGCGGATCGGCTCCTACGATCCGGCCACCGGCGGGACAGCGATTCTTCTCGACGAGACCGAACCACGCACGCACTTCGAGGTGCGGGGCATGGATGTCCTGCCCGACGGCCGGCTGGTCGCGATCACGGCCGCCGGACTCCTGGTGATCGATCCCGTGGCGCCTTCCACACCGACGATCTGGACCGATCCGTCGTGGAACAGCGGCGTCGGCCCGCTCGCGGTGGCGGCGCGCGACGACGGTCTGGTCTACGTGGGCGAGATCACGCCGGCAGCCACCGACCCGAAGGCGATCCGTGTCTTCGATCCCGACGCGGGTCAGGTCACCCCGTACGTGGCCGACCTGACCGATG from Candidatus Krumholzibacteriia bacterium includes the following:
- a CDS encoding FlgD immunoglobulin-like domain containing protein codes for the protein CRTALNAEVGYGNCSDSGRDGLWLLPVDEPYQQPHVISMTPFNGLWSYRPGVDTEQREYLCVLPEIQTGLAAGTDGDIWVAGTPTFRFDPGSLDLEFVDGGILADSLGMFTAEDVTVDPNSGVVYFSGFRAEPGPVRYPRIGSYDPATGGTAILLDETEPRTHFEVRGMDVLPDGRLVAITAAGLLVIDPVAPSTPTIWTDPSWNSGVGPLAVAARDDGLVYVGEITPAATDPKAIRVFDPDAGQVTPYVADLTDAFPLGVVIFDFDVDANGRSWAATGSPVLIEGDPNAGVLDLANGSLASDQALIWLPGSTATAVDDDTIPGVARPQTFALRTPTPNPFNPRTTIAFELPRTAQVSIDLYDARGRLVRTLVDGERAAGDHRVIWDGTDDQGHGVSSGVYYVRMLGGGKRFVQKAVLLR